One window of Solwaraspora sp. WMMA2056 genomic DNA carries:
- the adhE gene encoding bifunctional acetaldehyde-CoA/alcohol dehydrogenase — MTAGVQVSTKPAVSTETQIAIDALVAAASKALDDYAEFDQERIDTIVGKASVAALGRHSDLARMAVQETGRGVFEDKAVKNIFACEHVTHSMATLKTVGVVGRDDISGIVEIAEPVGVICGVTPVTNPTSTTIFKALLALKTRNPIIFAFHPAAQRCSAEAARVVRDAAIAAGAPAHCIQWIEHPSVEATGALMRHDGVALILATGGNGMVRAAYSAGKPALGVGAGNVPAYLERTAKLARAVNDVVLSKSFDNGMVCASEQAVIVDDEIYEPAMAEFATLHAHRATPQQKRQLEELLFGVAAGSAGCAGAALNPAVVGQSPVWIAQQAGFTVPADTSIILVEVDEVGPAEPLTREKLCPVLAVLRADGHATGIRYAEQMVEFHGLGHSAVIHTSDAALAEEFGRRVKAVRIIWNAPASQGAIGDMYNAIAPSLTLGCGSYGRNSVSNNVTAVNLLNIKRVARRTNNLQWFKVPPKIYFEPHAIRYLADMPDVHRVTVVTDATMTRLGFVDRVLTVLQGRAQRVALQIIDTVEPEPSIRTVDAGAEQMRHFRPDTIIALGGGSVMDAAKVMWLRYEHPGVVFADMREKFFDIRKRAFTFPAPGELAKLVCIPTTSGTGAEVTPFAVITDTVTGKKYPLADYALTPNVAIIDPVLAADLPPVVTADSGFDALTHATESYVSVYANDYTDGLALQAIRLIFAHLERAVRHGGADPEAREKMHNAGTIAGMAFGNAFLGIVHAMSHTLGATFHIAHGRTNAILMPHVIRYNGARPGKLSGWPKYENYRAPERFQEIARMLGLPAATPAEGVESYAAAVERLRDAVGIEPSFQAVGVDEASFLASLPQQAVNAYEDQCAPANPRMPMLDDMQQLMRTAYYGTSGTDNETRPDTETGAAGPVTGADTARQSG; from the coding sequence ATGACCGCAGGCGTCCAGGTGTCCACGAAGCCGGCCGTGTCGACCGAGACGCAGATCGCGATCGACGCCCTCGTGGCGGCGGCGTCCAAGGCGCTCGACGACTACGCAGAGTTCGATCAGGAGCGGATCGACACGATCGTCGGAAAGGCATCGGTCGCCGCGCTCGGTCGCCACAGCGACCTCGCCCGGATGGCGGTGCAGGAAACCGGCCGCGGCGTCTTCGAGGACAAAGCGGTGAAGAACATCTTCGCCTGCGAACACGTCACGCACAGCATGGCGACGTTGAAGACCGTCGGTGTGGTCGGTCGCGACGACATCAGCGGCATCGTCGAGATCGCCGAACCCGTCGGCGTGATCTGCGGGGTCACCCCGGTCACCAACCCGACGTCGACGACCATCTTCAAGGCCCTGCTGGCGTTGAAGACCCGCAACCCGATCATCTTCGCCTTCCACCCGGCCGCCCAACGGTGCAGCGCCGAAGCGGCCCGGGTGGTCCGCGACGCGGCGATCGCCGCCGGTGCGCCGGCCCACTGCATCCAGTGGATCGAGCACCCGTCGGTCGAGGCCACCGGCGCGTTGATGCGCCACGACGGGGTCGCGCTGATCCTGGCCACCGGCGGCAACGGCATGGTCCGGGCGGCGTACTCGGCCGGCAAGCCAGCGCTGGGCGTCGGCGCCGGCAACGTCCCGGCGTACCTGGAGCGGACGGCGAAACTGGCCCGGGCCGTCAACGACGTGGTGCTGTCCAAGTCGTTCGACAACGGCATGGTCTGCGCCTCCGAGCAGGCGGTCATCGTCGACGACGAGATCTACGAACCGGCGATGGCCGAGTTCGCCACGCTGCACGCGCACCGGGCGACCCCGCAGCAGAAACGCCAACTGGAGGAGCTGCTGTTCGGGGTCGCCGCCGGCTCGGCGGGCTGCGCCGGGGCCGCGCTCAACCCGGCCGTCGTCGGGCAGTCGCCGGTCTGGATCGCCCAGCAAGCGGGCTTCACGGTGCCCGCCGACACGTCGATCATCCTGGTCGAGGTCGACGAGGTCGGCCCGGCCGAGCCGTTGACCCGGGAGAAGCTCTGCCCGGTGCTGGCGGTGCTGCGCGCCGACGGGCACGCCACCGGCATCCGGTACGCCGAACAGATGGTCGAGTTCCACGGCCTCGGCCACAGCGCCGTCATCCATACCAGCGACGCCGCCCTCGCCGAGGAGTTCGGCCGCCGGGTCAAGGCGGTACGGATCATCTGGAACGCTCCGGCCTCGCAGGGTGCGATCGGTGACATGTACAACGCGATCGCACCGTCGCTGACCCTGGGCTGCGGCAGCTACGGGCGCAACTCGGTGTCGAACAACGTGACTGCGGTGAACCTGCTCAACATCAAACGGGTGGCCCGGCGGACGAACAACCTGCAGTGGTTCAAGGTGCCGCCGAAGATCTACTTCGAACCGCACGCGATCCGGTACCTGGCCGACATGCCGGACGTGCACCGGGTCACCGTGGTCACCGACGCGACGATGACCCGGCTCGGGTTCGTCGACCGGGTCCTGACCGTGCTGCAGGGCCGGGCGCAGCGGGTGGCGCTGCAGATCATCGACACCGTCGAGCCGGAGCCGAGCATCCGTACCGTCGATGCCGGTGCCGAGCAGATGCGTCACTTCCGCCCGGACACCATCATCGCCCTCGGCGGCGGCTCGGTGATGGACGCGGCCAAGGTGATGTGGCTGCGCTACGAACACCCCGGGGTGGTCTTCGCCGACATGCGGGAGAAGTTCTTCGACATCCGCAAGCGGGCGTTCACCTTCCCTGCACCGGGTGAGCTGGCCAAGCTGGTCTGCATTCCGACCACATCGGGGACCGGGGCCGAGGTCACCCCGTTCGCGGTGATCACCGACACGGTGACCGGTAAGAAGTACCCGCTGGCCGACTACGCGCTCACCCCGAACGTGGCGATCATCGACCCGGTGCTCGCCGCCGACCTGCCACCGGTGGTCACCGCCGACAGCGGATTCGACGCGCTGACCCACGCCACCGAGTCGTACGTGTCCGTGTACGCCAACGACTACACCGACGGGCTCGCCCTGCAGGCGATCCGGCTGATCTTCGCCCACCTGGAGCGGGCGGTGCGGCACGGTGGCGCCGACCCCGAGGCCAGGGAGAAGATGCACAACGCCGGGACGATCGCCGGGATGGCGTTCGGCAACGCCTTCCTCGGCATCGTGCACGCCATGTCGCACACCCTCGGCGCGACGTTCCACATCGCCCACGGCCGGACCAACGCGATCCTGATGCCGCACGTGATCCGGTACAACGGGGCCCGCCCCGGCAAGCTGTCCGGCTGGCCGAAGTACGAGAACTACCGGGCTCCGGAACGCTTCCAGGAGATCGCCCGGATGCTCGGCCTGCCGGCGGCCACCCCAGCTGAGGGCGTCGAGTCGTACGCGGCCGCCGTCGAACGGTTGCGCGACGCGGTCGGCATCGAGCCGTCATTCCAGGCCGTCGGGGTCGACGAGGCGTCGTTCCTGGCCAGCCTGCCGCAGCAGGCGGTCAACGCGTACGAGGACCAGTGCGCGCCGGCCAACCCACGGATGCCGATGCTCGACGACATGCAACAGCTCATGCGGACCGCCTACTACGGCACGAGCGGCACCGACAACGAGACCCGGCCGGACACCGAGACCGGCGCAGCCGGCCCGGTCACCGGTGCCGACACGGCACGTCAGTCAGGCTGA
- a CDS encoding helix-hairpin-helix domain-containing protein, which produces MDWSLGNVLILLVVVLLGAVAGWLVMSRRSAAAGTAEPPAGPGKSTADTPAAVDTPAPVDTPAATAAADGPDPQPTTETAPAATTTVDSTSTAEPAATPDVTVPSPRAESAPIETEPAAAEPVVAESVPAVEPQPVAAAPEPVAVVEPEPAVVEPAPVDAAAEPAVVEPVAAAEPAVVEPAPLTAPATVDSGPADDFRRIEGIGPKMAAALQSAGIRTYDELGATDEATLRAAVRAAGVRATASLPSWPARARELAAARSGT; this is translated from the coding sequence GTGGACTGGTCCCTCGGAAACGTACTGATTCTGCTGGTCGTCGTGCTGCTCGGTGCGGTCGCCGGTTGGCTCGTGATGAGCCGCCGGTCCGCAGCCGCGGGCACCGCCGAGCCACCCGCCGGGCCCGGGAAGTCGACGGCCGACACCCCGGCGGCTGTCGACACCCCGGCACCTGTCGACACTCCAGCGGCGACGGCAGCCGCTGACGGCCCGGATCCCCAGCCGACCACGGAGACCGCCCCCGCCGCGACGACCACCGTCGACTCGACGTCCACGGCGGAACCGGCAGCGACGCCCGATGTGACGGTGCCGTCGCCACGTGCCGAGTCCGCGCCGATCGAGACCGAGCCGGCGGCGGCGGAGCCGGTGGTCGCCGAGTCTGTGCCCGCCGTCGAGCCGCAGCCGGTGGCAGCCGCGCCTGAGCCGGTCGCCGTCGTAGAACCCGAGCCAGCGGTCGTGGAGCCTGCGCCGGTCGACGCTGCCGCTGAGCCGGCCGTCGTCGAGCCAGTTGCCGCCGCTGAGCCGGCCGTCGTCGAGCCGGCCCCGCTCACCGCCCCGGCGACTGTGGATTCCGGACCCGCCGACGACTTCCGTCGGATCGAGGGCATCGGGCCGAAGATGGCCGCCGCCCTGCAGTCCGCCGGCATCCGTACGTACGACGAGCTGGGCGCGACCGACGAGGCGACCCTGCGTGCGGCGGTGCGCGCCGCCGGCGTCCGGGCCACCGCGAGCCTGCCGAGCTGGCCGGCCCGGGCGCGGGAGCTCGCGGCGGCGCGGTCCGGCACCTGA
- a CDS encoding maleylpyruvate isomerase family mycothiol-dependent enzyme, with translation MVQRIWRADEVAAAYAAESRAMVDALRTVPATHFDRPTRCAPWTVKELLGHTVIASFRTVEMLACDGPTAGPGGLVDAIGYYVADARFRPDVDGARVVDAQRWAAARTVDGAVDELAARTASATAHVAAAPMDRLVVTRHGDPMTLTDFQATRVVELAVHGVDLADGLGVNPWLTDAAADLVVALAAGTTLAPVRAARGWDRAHLLRAVTGRVGLAPADSSAVRPAGVRAPYFGGTHRSSTVGEE, from the coding sequence GTGGTGCAGCGGATCTGGCGGGCCGACGAAGTGGCGGCCGCCTACGCGGCGGAGAGCCGGGCGATGGTCGACGCGCTGCGGACGGTCCCGGCGACACATTTCGACCGGCCGACCCGGTGTGCGCCATGGACGGTGAAGGAACTGCTGGGACACACGGTGATTGCGTCGTTCCGTACCGTGGAGATGCTTGCCTGCGACGGGCCTACCGCCGGTCCCGGCGGCCTGGTGGACGCGATCGGCTACTACGTGGCGGATGCCCGGTTCCGTCCCGACGTGGACGGGGCCCGGGTCGTCGACGCCCAGCGGTGGGCGGCGGCCCGGACGGTCGACGGCGCGGTCGACGAGCTCGCGGCCCGGACGGCGAGCGCCACCGCGCACGTCGCGGCCGCACCGATGGACCGGCTGGTCGTCACCCGGCACGGTGATCCGATGACCCTGACCGACTTCCAGGCCACCCGGGTCGTCGAGTTGGCCGTCCACGGTGTCGACCTCGCCGACGGCCTCGGTGTCAATCCGTGGCTGACCGACGCGGCGGCCGACCTGGTGGTGGCTCTGGCGGCGGGCACCACGCTGGCACCGGTGCGCGCGGCACGCGGATGGGACCGGGCACATCTGCTACGGGCCGTCACCGGCCGGGTCGGTCTGGCCCCGGCTGATTCGTCGGCGGTGCGACCAGCCGGCGTTCGCGCGCCGTACTTCGGCGGTACGCACCGTTCCTCGACAGTCGGCGAAGAGTAG
- a CDS encoding GNAT family N-acetyltransferase, whose translation MTTTGSRAVTLHPMTQAEYDVRIPALIAGYAGSLLRSGRATTATALAESRRQHAELLPDGLATERMLFLVARSAGADDAPPVGWIWVGLPGPAEPERPAWIYDIEVDAAQRGNGYGRALLAAVEPLLAARGVTRLGLNVFADNPVARRLYESAGYAVTAQQMVKPIGSTSAAPAEEA comes from the coding sequence GTGACGACGACCGGATCGCGCGCGGTGACGCTGCACCCGATGACCCAGGCCGAGTACGACGTACGTATTCCCGCGCTGATCGCCGGCTATGCCGGCAGCCTGCTGCGGTCCGGGCGGGCGACGACCGCGACGGCGCTGGCCGAGTCGCGCCGTCAGCACGCCGAGCTGCTGCCCGACGGGCTCGCGACCGAGCGAATGCTCTTCCTGGTGGCCCGGTCGGCGGGTGCCGACGACGCACCACCGGTCGGCTGGATCTGGGTGGGACTGCCCGGTCCGGCCGAGCCGGAACGGCCCGCCTGGATCTACGACATCGAGGTCGACGCGGCGCAGCGCGGCAACGGGTACGGCCGGGCGCTGCTGGCCGCCGTGGAACCGCTGTTGGCGGCGCGCGGAGTGACCCGGCTCGGGCTCAACGTCTTCGCGGACAATCCGGTGGCCCGCCGGCTCTACGAATCGGCCGGGTACGCGGTCACCGCCCAGCAGATGGTCAAACCGATCGGGTCCACCTCCGCAGCGCCAGCCGAGGAGGCGTGA
- a CDS encoding MerR family transcriptional regulator, with protein MDMNELYPIGDVARRTGLSVSAVRYYADAGVVTPAASTPGGHRLYDVSAIARLELVRTLRELDAGLDEIRRVLAGEATLRELATTHLALLTQQEARLRSRRAVLSTILRQGSTAEQVTLMHKLAGMSDEERDRLIEEFWVEVSTGWEPPERMMQWWRSAHPKLPDHPTTAQLEAWIELAELVRDPEIRQAVRRDLYKVCTTGAGPLMTSGPMLDRLEAATPIGQAAMDAAREQVPPDSPQGREIADRWMGWLTTVFATPDSPGIPDTPEFRIQTADHMLTGAEWDRTPPDPPGPLDRYMALVTTVNGVEPERFPFEWLADALRASALPAR; from the coding sequence GTGGACATGAACGAGCTCTATCCCATCGGGGATGTCGCCCGGCGCACCGGTCTGAGTGTCAGCGCCGTCCGCTACTACGCCGACGCCGGTGTCGTCACGCCGGCCGCCAGTACCCCGGGCGGCCACCGGCTGTACGACGTGTCGGCGATCGCCAGGCTGGAGCTGGTCCGCACGCTGCGGGAACTCGACGCCGGCCTGGACGAGATCCGGCGGGTGCTGGCCGGCGAGGCGACGCTGCGCGAGCTGGCCACCACCCACCTGGCCCTGCTGACTCAGCAGGAGGCACGGCTGCGTAGCCGTCGCGCGGTGCTCTCCACCATCCTCCGGCAGGGATCCACCGCCGAGCAGGTGACGCTGATGCACAAGCTGGCCGGCATGTCCGACGAGGAGCGCGACCGGCTGATCGAGGAGTTCTGGGTCGAGGTCTCCACCGGCTGGGAGCCGCCGGAGCGGATGATGCAGTGGTGGCGGTCGGCCCACCCGAAGCTGCCGGACCATCCCACCACGGCCCAGCTGGAGGCGTGGATCGAGCTGGCCGAGCTGGTCCGCGATCCGGAGATCCGACAGGCCGTACGCCGTGACCTGTACAAGGTGTGCACCACCGGAGCCGGGCCGTTGATGACCTCCGGACCGATGTTGGACCGTCTGGAAGCGGCCACCCCGATCGGCCAGGCGGCGATGGACGCCGCGCGCGAACAGGTCCCGCCGGACTCGCCGCAGGGGCGGGAGATCGCCGACCGGTGGATGGGGTGGCTGACCACCGTCTTCGCGACACCGGACAGCCCGGGGATACCGGACACACCCGAGTTCCGGATCCAGACGGCCGACCACATGCTGACCGGTGCGGAGTGGGACCGTACGCCGCCGGACCCGCCCGGTCCGCTCGACCGGTACATGGCGCTGGTCACCACCGTGAACGGCGTGGAGCCCGAACGGTTCCCGTTCGAGTGGCTGGCCGACGCGCTTCGCGCGTCCGCCCTACCGGCCCGTTGA
- a CDS encoding aminotransferase class IV family protein, with protein MILNGKPVDLDHLKILGLTNYGHFTSMRVDAGRVRGLSLHLDRLTADCRALFGVDLDQDEVRGYVRQVVDGCAEPTVARVTVFDPDLDLGHPAGAAHPQVLVTTRTVSSTPPPPLVLTARWYERDVPPVKHIGLFATMFHRRQAQLAGFDDVLFVDREGFICEGATWNLGLVAGDDIVWPQAPVLPGVTMALIKQVRAGHERRVNVTELDRYTAAFATNATVGVRSVIAVDATRWTGTIPLVEQIGREYSAIPGEPL; from the coding sequence ATGATCCTGAACGGAAAGCCCGTCGATCTGGATCACCTGAAGATCCTGGGTCTCACCAATTACGGCCACTTCACGTCCATGCGAGTGGACGCCGGCCGGGTGCGCGGACTCTCGCTTCACCTCGACCGGCTGACAGCGGACTGCCGCGCACTCTTCGGCGTCGATCTCGACCAGGACGAGGTTCGCGGCTACGTCCGCCAGGTGGTAGACGGCTGCGCCGAGCCGACCGTCGCCAGGGTGACGGTATTCGACCCTGATCTCGACCTGGGACACCCCGCCGGCGCAGCACACCCCCAGGTGCTCGTCACGACGCGAACGGTGTCGTCGACACCACCGCCGCCGCTGGTGCTCACTGCACGCTGGTACGAACGGGACGTGCCGCCCGTCAAGCATATCGGCCTGTTCGCAACGATGTTCCACCGCCGACAGGCTCAGCTCGCCGGCTTCGACGACGTGCTGTTCGTCGACCGGGAGGGCTTCATCTGCGAGGGGGCGACCTGGAACCTCGGCCTGGTCGCAGGGGACGACATAGTGTGGCCGCAGGCACCGGTGTTGCCGGGAGTCACGATGGCGTTGATCAAACAGGTACGCGCGGGGCACGAGCGCCGCGTCAACGTGACGGAGCTGGATCGTTACACCGCAGCGTTCGCCACCAACGCAACCGTTGGCGTCCGGAGCGTCATCGCGGTCGACGCCACTCGATGGACCGGCACGATCCCACTGGTCGAGCAGATCGGCAGGGAGTACAGCGCCATCCCCGGTGAACCGCTCTGA
- a CDS encoding DUF6510 family protein yields the protein MPDEHHLDGNALAGPLGEIFAVDVTTAVGRCAGCGRSGPLAALMVYADAPGLVARCPHCAGVLLRLVRGPADVWLDLHGALSLRIAVPTS from the coding sequence CTGCCCGACGAGCACCACCTGGACGGCAACGCCCTGGCCGGACCGCTGGGCGAGATCTTCGCGGTCGACGTCACCACGGCTGTCGGGCGCTGCGCCGGCTGCGGCCGGTCCGGGCCGCTCGCCGCCCTGATGGTCTACGCTGACGCGCCCGGCCTGGTCGCCCGCTGCCCGCACTGTGCCGGGGTGCTGCTGCGCCTGGTACGCGGCCCGGCCGACGTCTGGCTCGACCTGCACGGCGCACTCAGCCTGCGGATCGCCGTACCGACGAGCTGA
- a CDS encoding ferredoxin reductase — protein MARAAVPGRLSWRVARLAAVRDETPTARTLLLDVPDWPGHLPGQHVDVRLTAPDGYQAQRSYSLANAVDGDRVELTVARVPDGEVSGYLAGPYAVGDPVEIRGPVGGWFLWRPGTTDPVLLIAGGSGIVPLMAMVRARRAAGSRVPFRLIYSVRTPADIYYADELRRRARDDAGLDVSYVYTREAPDGWPGQVGRIGVARINTDGWPATLEPACYVCGPTGFVEAVADILIALGHDPRRVRTERFGPTGG, from the coding sequence GTGGCGCGAGCAGCGGTACCAGGGCGACTGAGCTGGCGGGTGGCCCGGCTCGCCGCCGTCCGCGACGAGACGCCGACCGCCCGTACCCTGCTGCTGGACGTGCCGGACTGGCCCGGACACCTGCCCGGCCAACACGTCGACGTGCGGCTCACCGCCCCCGACGGCTACCAGGCTCAGCGCAGCTACTCGCTCGCCAACGCCGTCGACGGCGACCGGGTCGAGCTGACCGTCGCGCGGGTGCCCGACGGCGAGGTCTCCGGCTACCTGGCCGGCCCGTACGCCGTCGGTGACCCGGTGGAGATCCGCGGCCCGGTCGGCGGTTGGTTCCTCTGGCGGCCCGGCACGACCGACCCGGTGCTGCTGATCGCCGGCGGCTCCGGGATCGTGCCGCTGATGGCCATGGTCCGCGCCCGGCGGGCCGCCGGCAGCCGGGTGCCGTTCCGGCTCATCTATTCGGTACGGACCCCGGCCGACATCTACTACGCCGACGAGCTGCGCCGCCGCGCCCGCGACGATGCCGGACTCGACGTCAGTTACGTCTACACCCGGGAAGCACCCGACGGCTGGCCCGGCCAGGTGGGCCGGATCGGCGTCGCCCGGATCAACACCGACGGCTGGCCGGCGACGCTCGAACCGGCCTGCTACGTCTGCGGGCCGACCGGCTTCGTCGAGGCCGTCGCCGACATCCTGATCGCCCTCGGGCACGACCCCCGCCGCGTCCGCACCGAACGATTCGGACCCACCGGAGGTTGA
- a CDS encoding sulfite oxidase-like oxidoreductase: MGIVSPGFQGRPRSPGAVTLPPGQYLTEDFPVLSAGPTPRIDIAGWEFVVTTEDGTAQRWNWSQLLDLPSEDITVDIHCVTKWSKLGTRWRGVSLDTLLADVETAADYAVAHSYGGYTTNLPLADLLDGQAWVAYRYDDADLSPEHGGPARLLVPHLYFWKSAKWVRGLRLLLDDEPGFWETAGYHDYGDPWREQRYQGD, translated from the coding sequence ATGGGTATCGTGTCGCCCGGATTTCAGGGCCGTCCGCGTTCCCCCGGCGCAGTCACCCTGCCGCCGGGGCAGTACCTGACCGAGGACTTCCCGGTGCTCTCCGCCGGCCCGACGCCGCGGATCGACATCGCCGGCTGGGAGTTCGTCGTCACCACCGAGGACGGCACCGCCCAGCGCTGGAACTGGTCGCAACTGCTCGACCTGCCGAGCGAGGACATCACCGTCGACATCCACTGCGTGACCAAGTGGTCCAAGCTCGGCACCCGCTGGCGCGGAGTCTCGCTGGACACGCTGCTGGCCGACGTCGAGACCGCCGCCGACTACGCCGTGGCCCACTCGTACGGCGGCTACACCACGAACCTGCCCCTGGCCGACCTGCTCGACGGTCAGGCCTGGGTCGCCTACCGGTACGACGACGCCGACCTGAGCCCTGAACACGGCGGCCCGGCCCGGCTGCTGGTGCCCCACCTGTACTTCTGGAAATCGGCGAAGTGGGTGCGTGGCCTCCGGCTGCTGCTCGACGACGAACCGGGCTTCTGGGAGACCGCCGGCTACCACGACTACGGTGACCCGTGGCGCGAGCAGCGGTACCAGGGCGACTGA
- a CDS encoding type II toxin-antitoxin system PemK/MazF family toxin — MNRGEIWTVGERSDLRYRVVVLSGDAHNDRPRAAPYCAPIVRQRGATTLPPFVVPLAETDPLSGVVVVNRMRRISGKSGAERVGMVTGASMARLEEAMRDLFDL, encoded by the coding sequence GTGAACCGCGGCGAGATCTGGACCGTCGGCGAGCGATCCGACCTGCGCTACCGGGTGGTGGTGCTCTCCGGAGACGCCCACAACGACCGGCCCCGCGCCGCGCCGTACTGCGCCCCGATCGTGCGCCAGCGCGGCGCGACCACCCTGCCGCCGTTCGTGGTGCCGTTGGCCGAGACCGACCCGCTCTCCGGCGTCGTCGTGGTCAACCGGATGCGGCGCATCTCCGGCAAGTCCGGCGCCGAGCGGGTCGGCATGGTCACCGGGGCCAGCATGGCCCGCCTGGAAGAGGCGATGCGGGACCTGTTCGACCTCTGA
- a CDS encoding extracellular solute-binding protein has product MKRFRAVLAASAALALVAVGAAACGDDDASGPVTLRYSWWGNAERADLMQQAIDLFEEQNPDIRVTPSFQEYEAYWQKLTTETAGGNMPDVVQMDFSYLREYADRGVLYDLGGQAGDALVLADLLPGFDGVGEVDGTRYAVPIGGNTWSMFYNPALFAQAGVAAPQVGWTWDDYHATMATIRSTTGTYGGGNYTGVIYNLEAQLRQEGGALFTEDGRLGFDAERLARFWQQGMDLIAQDVVLPVETAVAIKPASLWVDDLAASDLGWDNFLVRYAGETDTEIHLGPLPTDNPGRLGQYLKPAMLLSASARTEHPEAAAKLISFMINDPEVGRIFGGNRGLPATNAQRDAAELDGPLAAVAAYEETIADQLTQAPPAPPRGAGGIEAAFIRISEELHYGRISVAQAVDQFFTEAEDILRS; this is encoded by the coding sequence ATGAAACGATTCAGGGCAGTTCTCGCTGCGTCCGCAGCGCTCGCCCTGGTCGCGGTCGGTGCCGCTGCCTGCGGTGACGACGACGCCTCCGGGCCGGTCACCCTGCGGTACTCCTGGTGGGGCAACGCGGAACGGGCCGACCTGATGCAACAGGCGATCGACCTGTTCGAGGAGCAGAACCCGGACATCAGGGTCACTCCCAGCTTCCAGGAGTACGAGGCGTACTGGCAGAAGCTGACCACCGAGACCGCCGGCGGCAACATGCCCGACGTCGTCCAGATGGACTTCTCCTACCTGCGCGAGTACGCCGACCGGGGCGTCCTGTACGACCTGGGCGGCCAGGCCGGCGACGCGCTGGTCCTGGCCGACCTGCTCCCGGGCTTCGACGGGGTCGGCGAGGTCGACGGCACCCGGTACGCGGTGCCGATCGGCGGCAACACATGGAGCATGTTCTACAACCCGGCCCTGTTCGCCCAGGCCGGTGTGGCCGCCCCACAGGTCGGCTGGACCTGGGACGACTACCACGCCACGATGGCCACCATCAGGTCCACCACCGGCACCTACGGCGGCGGCAACTACACCGGGGTCATCTACAACCTGGAGGCCCAACTGCGCCAGGAGGGCGGCGCGCTGTTCACCGAGGACGGCCGACTCGGCTTCGACGCCGAGCGGCTGGCGCGATTCTGGCAGCAGGGCATGGACCTGATCGCGCAGGACGTCGTACTGCCGGTGGAGACCGCCGTCGCGATCAAACCCGCGTCGCTGTGGGTGGACGACCTGGCCGCCTCGGACCTGGGCTGGGACAACTTCCTGGTCCGCTACGCGGGTGAGACCGACACCGAGATCCACCTCGGCCCGCTGCCCACCGACAACCCGGGCCGGCTCGGCCAGTACCTCAAGCCGGCGATGCTGCTGAGCGCCTCGGCCCGCACCGAGCATCCGGAGGCCGCCGCGAAGCTGATCTCCTTCATGATCAACGACCCCGAGGTGGGTCGGATCTTCGGCGGCAACCGGGGACTGCCGGCCACCAACGCCCAGCGCGACGCGGCCGAACTCGACGGGCCGCTGGCCGCCGTCGCCGCCTACGAGGAGACCATCGCCGATCAGCTGACCCAGGCCCCGCCGGCGCCGCCGCGTGGTGCCGGTGGCATCGAGGCGGCCTTCATCCGGATCAGCGAGGAACTGCACTACGGGCGGATCAGCGTGGCGCAGGCCGTCGACCAGTTCTTCACCGAGGCCGAGGACATCCTGCGGTCCTGA